A genomic region of Gemmatimonadales bacterium contains the following coding sequences:
- a CDS encoding PTS sugar transporter subunit IIC: MTLVLLWLWATLAGLDLVSVLQTLLSRPLIVGAAAGALAGDVEAGLRVGALLELFALDVVPVGSSRYPDFGAATVAATLIAAGHDWPVVLGVAAGAGIVLGIAAGTTLPMTRRLSAVTVQRFSDRLGRGDAAAVARVHWTCLGYDVGRSALVGAIAVGIGALVAATRWSPPAALGMALTTVALAGGAWSVAHGAVASARSGPRWRWVAAGTAVGVLGASLL, from the coding sequence GTGACGCTGGTGCTGCTCTGGCTCTGGGCCACGCTGGCGGGGCTCGATCTCGTGAGCGTGCTGCAGACACTGCTGTCGCGCCCGCTCATCGTCGGGGCGGCGGCCGGGGCGCTGGCAGGCGACGTCGAGGCAGGACTCCGAGTCGGGGCCCTGCTCGAGTTGTTTGCGCTGGATGTGGTGCCGGTGGGTAGCTCCCGCTATCCCGATTTCGGCGCGGCAACCGTCGCGGCCACGCTGATTGCGGCGGGCCACGACTGGCCCGTGGTGCTTGGCGTGGCGGCCGGAGCTGGCATCGTACTCGGCATTGCCGCGGGAACGACCCTGCCGATGACGCGACGGCTTTCCGCGGTAACGGTGCAGCGATTCAGCGACCGGCTCGGTCGCGGCGATGCCGCAGCGGTGGCGCGGGTACATTGGACCTGCCTGGGCTATGATGTCGGCCGGAGTGCTCTGGTCGGTGCAATCGCAGTGGGGATCGGCGCGCTGGTGGCCGCAACCCGCTGGTCGCCGCCCGCTGCGCTTGGCATGGCGCTCACCACGGTGGCCCTCGCCGGCGGCGCCTGGTCGGTGGCGCACGGCGCGGTGGCCAGCGCGCGCTCCGGACCCCGCTGGCGCTGGGTCGCGGCCGGCACGGCGGTCGGCGTGCTCGGAGCGAGCCTGCTGTGA
- a CDS encoding PTS system mannose/fructose/sorbose family transporter subunit IID, with protein sequence MKPLGRVVARLLILQSSWTYERMQGVGTGYASLPLLDELRADPERHAAAVSRSTELFNAHPYLAGIAVGAAARAELDGKPGTTVQRLKTALAGPLGALGDQLFWIGVVPAAMAVLLLAVMAFGAGAVVIGVLGYALLRLYVTYWGVKLGYGAGVDVAAALKRSRLAERVGQVGLAAGFMVALAVPLVIRWLLVPETAGPGVAAASVGAVGGTVAALVRVRVPSARQITLATMAVVLLWYWSVL encoded by the coding sequence GTGAAGCCGCTTGGACGGGTGGTTGCGCGGCTCCTGATTCTGCAGAGCTCATGGACCTACGAGCGGATGCAGGGCGTGGGCACCGGTTACGCCAGTCTGCCGCTGCTGGACGAGTTGCGCGCCGATCCCGAGCGTCACGCCGCGGCGGTGTCTCGTTCGACCGAGCTCTTCAACGCGCATCCGTACCTGGCGGGCATTGCCGTCGGTGCCGCCGCCCGCGCCGAGCTCGACGGCAAGCCGGGGACCACCGTGCAGCGGCTCAAGACCGCGCTGGCTGGTCCGCTCGGCGCGCTGGGCGACCAACTCTTCTGGATCGGGGTGGTGCCGGCCGCCATGGCCGTGCTGTTGCTGGCCGTGATGGCCTTCGGGGCCGGTGCGGTGGTGATCGGTGTCTTGGGCTACGCGCTGCTGCGCCTTTATGTCACCTATTGGGGCGTCAAGCTCGGCTACGGTGCCGGCGTGGACGTCGCGGCCGCTCTCAAACGGTCCCGGCTGGCTGAGCGGGTAGGGCAGGTGGGGCTGGCGGCGGGCTTCATGGTGGCTCTGGCGGTGCCATTGGTGATCCGCTGGCTGTTGGTGCCCGAGACCGCAGGGCCCGGCGTGGCGGCGGCGAGCGTCGGCGCGGTCGGGGGCACGGTTGCAGCGCTGGTCCGGGTTCGGGTGCCGAGCGCCCGACAGATTACCCTGGCAACGATGGCTGTCGTCCTTCTCTGGTACTGGAGTGTTCTGTGA
- a CDS encoding HPr family phosphocarrier protein produces the protein MTERTATIVNPLGLHARPAAQLVKLAAGFACSIELEKDGQATNGKSIMGVMMLAAEQGSALVIRTDGVDESAAMDALVALIASGFGE, from the coding sequence GTGACCGAACGCACCGCGACGATCGTCAATCCGCTTGGCCTGCACGCCCGTCCGGCTGCGCAGCTGGTCAAGCTGGCCGCCGGCTTTGCCTGCAGCATCGAGCTCGAGAAAGACGGGCAGGCCACTAACGGCAAGAGCATCATGGGCGTGATGATGCTTGCGGCGGAGCAGGGCAGCGCCCTGGTGATCCGCACCGACGGCGTCGATGAGTCGGCCGCGATGGACGCGCTGGTGGCGCTGATTGCCTCCGGGTTCGGCGAATGA
- the ptsP gene encoding phosphoenolpyruvate--protein phosphotransferase, producing MSEARTLRAVGVSPGIAYGPAAVLERRFPDVPDRSVTPEEVDQEVERLRLAVEAVVQHLDHLRERVLHSAGLEESQIFEAQILMAQDPDFLASVEHLIRKNKLSAETAYEFKALELRVAFAEAANLRMRERLTDLTAVQIHTLRHLMGRPDDELAAVRRQEHVIIVARELSPGLTVQLDRDQLLGLVSEEGTRTSHAAILAHSLGIPAVMGASGALARIQADTMVLIDGYTGTVVIDPTPDELEFARARANRRLKLGLALEGAASQPAVTPDGVEVTLMGNVDLPEEIDVAVRHGAQGVGLLRTELLVAGRAHVPTELEQLEYFRRVCAAFPNHPVVIRTYDLGGDKFPAAFETHAEANPFLGWRSIRVCLDRPEIFRPQLRALLRIAAERQVKVMLPLVTRVDEVLATRDLVHQEAAQLASTGVRASDSLELGVMIETPAAVVIADRLAAVSQFFSVGTNDLTQYTLAVDRGSAHLASRFTPLDPAVLRQLEAVRVAAQNASIPVSICGEMASDPLSAVLLVGMGFTILSVAPPTLPLVKWMVRNVPASVSQEAARQALLAPDVASITRILQQAVQGYVDQRLLAP from the coding sequence ATGAGCGAAGCACGGACTCTGCGCGCGGTCGGCGTGTCGCCCGGAATCGCCTATGGGCCGGCGGCGGTGCTTGAGCGCAGGTTCCCGGATGTGCCTGATCGTTCGGTCACACCCGAGGAGGTCGATCAGGAAGTCGAACGTCTCCGCCTGGCAGTCGAGGCCGTGGTCCAGCACCTCGACCATCTCCGCGAGCGGGTGCTGCATTCCGCCGGACTCGAAGAGTCTCAGATATTCGAGGCTCAGATCCTGATGGCCCAGGATCCGGATTTTCTGGCGTCCGTCGAGCATTTGATTCGCAAGAACAAGCTGAGCGCGGAGACAGCCTATGAGTTCAAGGCACTCGAACTGCGCGTGGCCTTTGCGGAAGCCGCCAATCTGCGGATGCGCGAACGCCTGACCGACCTGACCGCGGTTCAGATCCATACGCTGCGACATTTGATGGGGCGTCCCGACGACGAACTCGCCGCGGTGCGCAGGCAGGAGCATGTCATTATCGTGGCCCGAGAACTGTCACCCGGACTCACGGTCCAGCTCGATCGTGACCAGTTGCTGGGTCTCGTCAGCGAAGAGGGAACCCGGACGTCTCACGCGGCGATCCTGGCGCATTCGCTCGGTATCCCGGCCGTGATGGGCGCCTCAGGGGCGCTGGCCCGGATTCAGGCCGATACCATGGTCCTGATCGACGGTTACACCGGTACCGTGGTGATCGATCCGACGCCCGATGAGCTCGAGTTCGCGCGGGCGCGGGCCAACCGGCGCCTCAAGCTCGGCCTGGCGCTCGAAGGCGCCGCGAGCCAGCCGGCCGTCACGCCGGATGGGGTCGAGGTCACCTTGATGGGCAACGTCGACCTGCCGGAGGAAATCGACGTGGCAGTCCGGCACGGCGCCCAGGGCGTCGGTCTGCTGCGCACCGAGTTGCTGGTGGCCGGGCGGGCCCATGTGCCGACCGAGCTGGAACAGCTCGAGTACTTTCGCCGAGTCTGTGCTGCCTTTCCGAATCACCCGGTGGTGATTCGCACCTACGACCTCGGCGGCGACAAGTTCCCGGCTGCCTTCGAGACTCACGCCGAGGCGAATCCGTTCCTGGGTTGGCGCTCGATCCGGGTCTGTCTCGATCGGCCGGAGATCTTTCGGCCCCAGCTGCGCGCGTTGCTGCGGATTGCGGCGGAGCGGCAGGTCAAGGTCATGCTGCCCCTGGTAACTCGGGTCGACGAGGTCTTGGCCACGCGCGACCTGGTACACCAGGAGGCGGCGCAGCTGGCGTCGACCGGTGTTCGTGCCTCGGACTCGCTCGAACTCGGTGTCATGATCGAGACCCCCGCCGCGGTCGTGATTGCCGACCGGCTGGCGGCCGTGTCGCAGTTCTTCAGTGTCGGCACCAACGACCTGACCCAGTATACCCTGGCGGTCGATCGCGGAAGTGCGCACCTGGCGTCTCGTTTCACCCCGCTCGATCCGGCCGTGCTGCGCCAGCTCGAGGCCGTGCGCGTCGCGGCCCAGAACGCCTCCATTCCGGTCAGCATCTGCGGCGAAATGGCCTCGGATCCGCTCAGCGCGGTTCTGCTGGTCGGTATGGGGTTTACCATCCTGAGCGTGGCGCCGCCAACCCTGCCGCTGGTCAAATGGATGGTTCGCAACGTCCCCGCGTCGGTCAGTCAGGAGGCAGCACGCCAGGCCCTCCTTGCCCCCGATGTCGCGAGCATCACGCGCATCCTGCAACAAGCCGTGCAAGGCTATGTCGACCAACGACTTCTAGCCCCCTGA
- the metK gene encoding methionine adenosyltransferase codes for MARAPRHVFTSESVTEGHPDKVADQISDAVLDAILVKDPVARVACETLVTTGMAVVAGEISTTTYVHIPDIVRDTIASIGYTDASFGFDSRTCAVLSSIDRQSPDIAMGVDVKKDREQGAGDQGMMFGYATRETRERMPLPIILSHRIAERLAAVRKGLHGLEQIDWLRPDGKSQVSVEYEGDRPVAVKTVVVSTQHAERVGNRQLSHNTIRDTVISEVIRPVLEKAGFESRGIKFLINPTGRFVIGGPHGDAGLTGRKIIVDTYGGMARHGGGAFSGKDPSKVDRSAAYAVRWVAKNIVEAKLAARCEVQVAYAIGVAQPVSVMVNTFGTGELPDARLERIVSEVFDLTPAGITAALKLRRPIYRPTAAYGHFGRRPVSAKVGGKQVTLFPWEETSKVRDLLTAAKR; via the coding sequence ATGGCTCGCGCGCCGCGCCACGTCTTCACTTCCGAATCGGTCACCGAAGGCCATCCCGACAAGGTGGCCGATCAGATTTCCGACGCCGTCCTGGATGCCATCCTCGTCAAGGATCCGGTTGCGCGGGTGGCGTGTGAGACGCTGGTCACGACCGGGATGGCCGTTGTGGCCGGCGAGATTTCGACGACGACCTACGTTCACATTCCCGACATCGTTCGCGATACCATCGCTTCGATCGGCTACACCGACGCCTCGTTCGGCTTCGACAGCCGCACCTGCGCCGTGTTGTCGTCGATCGATCGGCAGTCGCCCGACATTGCGATGGGCGTCGACGTCAAGAAGGATCGGGAGCAGGGCGCGGGCGACCAGGGCATGATGTTCGGCTATGCCACTCGCGAAACTCGCGAGCGGATGCCACTGCCGATCATTCTGTCGCACCGCATTGCGGAGCGGCTGGCTGCCGTGCGCAAAGGCCTCCATGGCCTGGAGCAGATCGACTGGCTCCGGCCCGACGGCAAGAGCCAAGTGTCGGTCGAGTACGAGGGCGATCGTCCGGTCGCGGTCAAAACCGTGGTCGTCTCGACCCAGCACGCCGAGCGGGTGGGCAACCGTCAGCTTTCCCACAACACCATTCGCGACACCGTGATCAGTGAAGTGATTCGTCCGGTGCTGGAGAAGGCCGGCTTCGAGTCGCGGGGCATCAAGTTCCTGATCAATCCGACGGGTCGTTTCGTGATCGGCGGACCGCACGGTGATGCCGGTTTGACTGGTCGGAAGATCATCGTCGATACCTACGGCGGCATGGCCCGCCACGGGGGCGGGGCTTTCAGCGGCAAGGATCCCTCGAAGGTCGACCGTTCGGCCGCCTATGCGGTGCGCTGGGTGGCGAAGAACATCGTCGAAGCCAAGCTGGCGGCGCGTTGTGAAGTGCAGGTGGCCTACGCCATCGGGGTGGCGCAGCCGGTTTCGGTCATGGTCAACACCTTCGGCACCGGCGAGCTGCCCGATGCCAGGCTCGAGCGGATCGTCAGCGAGGTGTTCGACCTGACGCCGGCCGGGATTACCGCGGCGCTCAAGCTCCGCCGGCCGATTTACCGCCCCACGGCGGCCTACGGTCATTTCGGCCGCCGGCCTGTGTCGGCCAAGGTCGGCGGCAAGCAAGTCACCCTGTTTCCCTGGGAAGAGACGAGCAAAGTCCGGGATCTCTTGACCGCTGCCAAGAGGTAG
- a CDS encoding bifunctional nuclease family protein, whose translation MVRMTVAHLGVERSTNTPVVVLHEVGGSRSLQIWIGASEANAIAVELRGEHPSRPMTHDLLKQLLRGLGGELRRVSVTALRDNTYYAELLVARGDHLFVIDARPSDSIALALRFDAPIFVSEDLLRDEGDGGPSGPAADDPTAGAEALKRFLSKLDPEDLGRFQP comes from the coding sequence ATGGTTCGGATGACGGTGGCCCATCTTGGCGTCGAGCGGAGCACCAACACCCCGGTGGTGGTGCTGCATGAGGTTGGCGGCAGCCGCAGTCTTCAGATCTGGATCGGTGCCTCGGAAGCCAACGCCATTGCCGTGGAACTCCGGGGCGAGCATCCGTCCCGCCCGATGACGCACGACTTGCTCAAACAATTGTTGCGGGGGCTCGGTGGCGAGTTGCGCCGGGTCTCGGTAACGGCCCTCCGTGACAACACCTACTACGCCGAGCTGCTGGTGGCACGTGGCGATCACTTGTTCGTGATCGATGCCCGACCCTCGGACAGCATTGCGCTGGCGCTTCGCTTCGACGCGCCGATTTTCGTCAGTGAGGATCTGCTGCGGGACGAGGGCGATGGCGGCCCGTCCGGCCCGGCCGCCGACGACCCCACGGCAGGCGCCGAGGCGCTCAAGCGGTTTCTCTCGAAGCTCGACCCGGAAGATCTGGGACGGTTCCAGCCATGA
- a CDS encoding ABC transporter substrate-binding protein, protein MRPSRRVLGEPDRRVRSLQAALLAAWLVGCAPSRDAVPAITLTDDSGHTTTLAAPASRVVSLVPAATELVYALGAGSTLVGRTRWCDYPAEALEVPSVGDGIMPNVEAVVGQRPDLVLAYRSPGNVSAVTRLRGLGIPVLEIAIDQLSDFERDARLLAAALGRSAAGDSLVEQTRADLEAASAVRAKPPTVLIVSWSDPPIVIGAGSFLNEILHRAGAVNLYGDSDRPSFVVSIESVVDRDPDWILVVGDSEPAFLGKPEWQVVPAVRERRLLRVSGSMFSRPSPRIGQAVRQLRSALETAGR, encoded by the coding sequence GTGCGGCCCTCGCGTCGCGTCCTCGGCGAACCTGATCGCCGGGTTCGATCCCTGCAGGCCGCGCTGCTGGCTGCGTGGCTGGTCGGGTGCGCGCCGAGCCGCGACGCGGTACCTGCCATCACCCTCACCGATGATAGTGGGCACACCACGACGCTGGCCGCACCGGCCAGCCGCGTGGTCTCTCTGGTTCCCGCCGCCACGGAGTTGGTCTACGCGCTCGGCGCCGGCAGCACACTGGTGGGAAGAACCCGCTGGTGTGATTACCCCGCGGAAGCTCTCGAGGTGCCGTCGGTCGGCGATGGAATCATGCCGAACGTCGAAGCGGTGGTCGGCCAGCGCCCCGACCTCGTGCTGGCCTACCGTTCCCCCGGCAACGTCTCCGCCGTGACCAGACTGCGCGGGCTGGGCATTCCTGTGCTGGAAATCGCCATCGATCAGCTCAGTGACTTCGAACGCGATGCCCGGCTGCTCGCCGCCGCGCTCGGTCGGTCGGCAGCCGGTGACAGCCTGGTCGAGCAGACCCGCGCGGATCTCGAGGCCGCCTCCGCCGTGCGCGCTAAGCCACCGACCGTGCTGATCGTCAGCTGGAGCGACCCGCCCATCGTGATCGGGGCGGGGAGCTTCCTCAACGAAATTCTCCACCGTGCCGGCGCGGTCAACCTGTACGGCGACAGCGATCGTCCCTCGTTTGTCGTCTCGATCGAATCAGTCGTCGATCGCGATCCGGATTGGATCCTCGTCGTCGGTGACAGCGAGCCTGCATTCCTGGGCAAGCCGGAATGGCAGGTCGTACCCGCGGTTCGGGAACGACGCCTGCTGCGGGTTTCGGGGTCGATGTTCAGCCGGCCGAGTCCGCGGATCGGGCAGGCGGTCCGACAGTTGCGCAGCGCGCTCGAGACCGCCGGTCGATGA
- a CDS encoding iron ABC transporter permease yields the protein MKFLLLCLATVAAVLVALAIGAVPLPLSQVVDGVFNPDGPAGTIVWQLRMPRILLAFAVGGALGVSGAALQALVRNPLAEPYLLGISGGAGLGAVAAIALGFAGLFAVPTAAFLGALAASAAVYGVAVVQGTRLEPRVLVLVGVVIAALCGALTSALLALSEAAQLRNAFLWLLGGFAAASWPAVGAFTVYALLPLVYLFGASRSLDLLSLGDEPAHALGLRTELTKRTVFLATALLTAASVAVSGMIGFVGLLAPHAMRGWVGPRHGALLPAVFVASGGLLILADAVARTVLRPAELPIGAITALIGVPLFAALVRRSLT from the coding sequence ATGAAGTTCCTGCTGCTCTGTCTAGCGACCGTGGCGGCGGTGCTGGTGGCGCTGGCCATCGGTGCGGTGCCGCTGCCGCTGTCGCAAGTGGTCGACGGGGTGTTCAACCCCGACGGACCGGCCGGAACCATCGTCTGGCAACTGCGGATGCCGCGCATCCTCCTTGCCTTTGCGGTCGGCGGAGCGCTCGGGGTATCCGGGGCGGCGCTGCAGGCGCTGGTGCGGAATCCGCTGGCGGAACCGTATCTGCTGGGCATCTCCGGTGGGGCCGGGCTCGGCGCCGTCGCGGCCATCGCGCTCGGATTTGCGGGGCTCTTTGCCGTGCCGACCGCGGCTTTTCTCGGCGCGTTGGCAGCGTCCGCCGCTGTGTACGGTGTGGCGGTGGTGCAGGGGACCCGACTCGAGCCACGCGTTCTGGTGCTGGTGGGCGTGGTGATTGCCGCGCTCTGCGGAGCGCTCACGTCGGCGCTGCTGGCCCTCTCGGAGGCTGCGCAGCTTCGCAACGCGTTTCTCTGGTTGCTCGGCGGCTTTGCGGCGGCCAGCTGGCCGGCCGTCGGGGCGTTTACGGTCTATGCGCTGCTCCCGCTGGTCTATCTCTTCGGAGCTTCGAGGTCGCTCGATCTCCTCTCCCTCGGTGACGAGCCGGCTCACGCGCTCGGCCTTCGCACCGAGCTCACCAAGCGAACGGTGTTCCTCGCGACGGCCCTCCTGACGGCGGCCAGCGTGGCGGTCAGCGGCATGATCGGCTTCGTCGGTCTGCTGGCGCCCCACGCAATGCGCGGCTGGGTCGGACCGCGACATGGCGCCCTGCTGCCGGCCGTCTTCGTGGCCAGCGGCGGCCTGCTGATTCTTGCGGATGCCGTTGCTCGCACCGTTCTCCGTCCAGCGGAACTGCCGATCGGCGCCATCACGGCCCTGATCGGTGTACCACTCTTTGCCGCCTTGGTGCGGCGGTCACTGACCTGA
- a CDS encoding ABC transporter ATP-binding protein → MLAAHDVTIRYPGAAHPAVHGVTLAVEPGRLVAVVGPNGSGKTSLLRALLGSLRPDAGRVELDGRPIEAWSARDRARRIAAVAQREDYPFSWRVEELVGFGRYAWLGALEPLGARDRAAIADAMARADVAGLTGRRIDTLSGGEWQRVRIARALAQEPAILLLDEPTASLDLGHEMEIFELLRRLTDGGIASLVVTHHLNLAARFADAMVLMNEGRAVASGPPAQVLEAGLVERVFAWPVAIRDEDGVPQIVPRRRPDGV, encoded by the coding sequence ATGCTTGCCGCGCACGACGTCACCATCCGTTATCCGGGTGCTGCGCACCCGGCGGTGCACGGCGTCACCCTGGCCGTCGAGCCCGGACGGCTGGTTGCGGTGGTCGGCCCCAACGGCAGCGGCAAGACCAGCCTGCTGCGAGCGCTCCTGGGCTCGCTCCGACCCGACGCTGGGCGGGTCGAACTGGATGGCCGCCCGATCGAGGCCTGGAGCGCCAGGGATCGTGCCCGGCGGATTGCCGCCGTCGCGCAGCGTGAGGATTACCCCTTTTCCTGGCGAGTCGAAGAGCTGGTCGGGTTTGGCCGCTACGCCTGGCTCGGTGCCCTGGAGCCGCTCGGCGCGCGCGATCGGGCTGCCATTGCTGACGCGATGGCGCGGGCCGACGTCGCCGGACTGACCGGGCGTCGGATCGATACCCTGTCTGGGGGCGAGTGGCAGCGAGTTCGGATTGCGCGCGCCTTGGCGCAGGAGCCCGCCATTCTGCTGCTCGACGAGCCCACTGCATCGCTCGATCTCGGCCACGAGATGGAGATCTTCGAGTTGCTTCGCCGGCTCACCGACGGTGGAATCGCCAGCCTCGTCGTGACCCACCATCTCAACCTGGCGGCACGGTTCGCCGATGCGATGGTGCTGATGAACGAGGGTCGGGCGGTTGCGAGCGGGCCACCGGCCCAGGTGCTCGAAGCCGGCCTGGTCGAACGCGTCTTTGCCTGGCCGGTCGCCATTCGTGACGAGGATGGGGTGCCCCAGATCGTGCCGAGGCGCCGGCCCGACGGGGTTTGA
- the recO gene encoding DNA repair protein RecO: protein MAPIETPATILSTIPYGETSKIARLATRELGVVSVIAKGARRPRSAFGASLQILSDGIATVHLARHSDLHTLSAFDVGRVPEAMATNIERYAVATVLGELMLRFAPGDRQAATYDFFRHGLDVLEGVPAEVVAIVGLRSIWGLVAHLGFAPALGVCARDGLPVGRDQGPVAFSPAHGGVLCAACARAVETSRLTPKDLRDLEALIEGRGDLPALDSRYLAAHRRLLDRYVRYHLGDGAALPALGFWSEPGWVQAPG, encoded by the coding sequence ATGGCCCCGATCGAGACGCCGGCCACCATCCTGTCGACCATTCCGTACGGCGAAACGTCCAAGATTGCCCGACTGGCAACGCGAGAGCTCGGCGTTGTCAGCGTGATTGCCAAGGGTGCCCGGCGGCCTCGCAGTGCGTTCGGCGCCTCGCTGCAGATCCTGAGCGACGGAATCGCGACCGTTCACCTTGCCCGTCATTCCGATCTTCACACCTTGAGCGCCTTTGATGTGGGTCGTGTCCCAGAGGCGATGGCCACTAACATCGAACGCTATGCCGTTGCCACGGTGCTGGGCGAGCTGATGCTCCGGTTTGCCCCGGGCGACCGCCAGGCGGCAACCTATGACTTCTTCCGCCACGGTCTCGACGTCCTGGAGGGGGTCCCCGCCGAGGTCGTGGCGATCGTCGGGCTCCGCTCGATCTGGGGACTCGTCGCTCATCTCGGCTTTGCGCCCGCACTGGGCGTGTGCGCCCGTGACGGCCTGCCGGTGGGCCGGGATCAGGGGCCGGTCGCCTTCTCGCCGGCCCATGGCGGGGTACTGTGCGCGGCCTGTGCCCGTGCGGTCGAAACCAGCCGTCTGACGCCCAAAGACCTTCGCGACCTCGAGGCGTTGATCGAAGGGCGGGGAGACCTGCCGGCCTTAGACAGTCGCTACCTGGCCGCCCACCGGCGTTTGCTCGATCGCTACGTTCGTTACCATCTGGGGGACGGAGCGGCGCTGCCCGCGTTGGGCTTCTGGTCTGAGCCGGGCTGGGTTCAGGCTCCGGGGTAG